The following are encoded in a window of Oreochromis aureus strain Israel breed Guangdong linkage group 10, ZZ_aureus, whole genome shotgun sequence genomic DNA:
- the plac8l1 gene encoding PLAC8-like protein 1, translated as MEDATVTHDAEPLVTIPLTSASEEEGEKVGVFTAPSTSVLQEQEGEKLGVSSVPSASASEEEEGEEVGVLTTDSAIAFQAKEVGRVTTGNEDNWGSNKAPAALEPVVTQPGLGITKTTITTITQTGGDWSTGLLDVCRDKTTCILGALVPCCLDLSLAHQYGECLCMPLLPGSTFAIRVGIRERYKIRGSVCEDWTTVYCCYPLAVCQMIREMKRRMKTQTYHVSTTLECS; from the exons ATGGAGGATGCAACAGTCACACACGa TGCAGAACCGTTAGTAACCATACCTTTAACATCAGCATCAGAGGAAGAAGGGGAAAAAGTGGGGGTGTTCACCGCACCTTCAACATCTGTATTACAAGAGCAAGAAGGGGAAAAACTGGGGGTTTCCAGCGTACcttcagcatcagcatcagaagaggaagaaggggAAGAAGTGGGGGTGCTCACCACAGACTCAGCAATAGCATTTCAAGCGAAGGAAGTGGGGCGGGTCACCACAGGAAATGAAGATAATTGGGGGTCAAACAAAGCCCCTGCTGCGTTGGAACCAGTAGTGACGCAGCCCGGCCTTGGCATCACCaaaaccaccatcaccaccatcacGCAGACTGGAGGGGACTGGAGCACTGGCCTGCTTGATGTCTGCAGAGACAAGACAACAT GTATTCTCGGGGCTCTCGTGCCGTGCTGTTTAGACCTGAGTTTAGCTCACCAATACGGGGAGTGTCTGTGCATGCCTCTACTACCAGGATCCACTTTTGCCATACGAGTTGGGATCAGAGAGCGCTACAAGATACGG GGAAGTGTGTGTGAGGACTGGACTACAGTGTATTGCTGTTACCCTCTGGCTGTATGTCAGATGATAAGAGAAATGAAGCGGAGGATGAAGACTCAGACATATCATGTGTCTACTACACTCGAATGCTCCTAA